In Methanobrevibacter sp. TMH8, the genomic stretch GAAAAAGTAAGAAAAGTAACCGAAGGAAAAATTCTCAAAGTTATAATCGAAGCAGAATTATTAAATGATGAAGAAATCAAAAAAATTAGTGAAATAGCTTCTAAATCTGGAGCAGATTATATAAAAACATCTACTGGATTAAGTGGTGAAATTCCAAAAGCCTCTAACCTTGTTTTAATTCGAAGAACTACTCCTAATATGAAAGTAAAAGCATCCGGAGGAATAAAAGATTATAAAACAGCTATTAGATTAGTTAGTGCTGGTGCAGATAGGCTTGGAACATCATCTGGAGACTTAATCATAGAAGAATACAATAGAATAGCTGAACAACAAGCAAAATATGAAACAAAAGGATTTTTAGAATAAATTAAAACAAATTTAATAAATAAAAATACCAATAATAAAAATATCAATATTATTTTTTATCTGAATTTTCAGATACTTTATTTATCTTTTATAATCAAAAAACATAACTAAATTTTATACTATTTTTAATTCTTTATATTTTTTATACTAGTTTTTATACTATTTTTTACAATCTTTTTTACAATTCTATTTAAAATGTTTTTTATAATATTTTTATAGATTTAATATATGTTATTCTATATATGTTTTTTTATATAATATTATATGTTTTTTATATATTATTTTACAGAATAAGTATAGTTAAATAATAATATATTTATTTTTTAAATATGAAAACTATTAAATATGATAAATAACAAAAATTATTATGTCATATATTGGTTATATGACGATTTTATAACACAACCAAAACGGGGGTTAAAAAATTAACAAAAAGATAATATTTAGTCTTATATTATTAACACTATTTTTAATTACAATATCCTCAGTAAACGCAGCAGACAATAGTACCGACTTAAAAACAACAATAAACGACGCGGTTGATGGTGCAGTTATAAATTTAGATGGAA encodes the following:
- the deoC gene encoding deoxyribose-phosphate aldolase — its product is MIKLNSVEALANKIEYTNLKNTATKESVEYLAHKAKEYGFCAIVVSPYYVEYAKKLLKDTNIKVVTVVGFPLGFTSPKSKKKEAKVAIKNGADEIDMVANIQALKSGDYDTITTEIEKVRKVTEGKILKVIIEAELLNDEEIKKISEIASKSGADYIKTSTGLSGEIPKASNLVLIRRTTPNMKVKASGGIKDYKTAIRLVSAGADRLGTSSGDLIIEEYNRIAEQQAKYETKGFLE